Proteins from a genomic interval of Stenotrophomonas sp. 24(2023):
- a CDS encoding carboxypeptidase regulatory-like domain-containing protein, whose amino-acid sequence MTHPLRMSKLTLGLVAALAAAPAFAQSTSAGVGGQVVSAAGAPVAGAEVTITHVESGTVSRAVTDASGRYNARGLRVGGPYTITITKPGEGTKTEEGVFLNLNQVNTVNANLTGDVAATNLGAVQVVAAAVGSEVFSAYKMGTGTNVNRESIEALPSANRNIQDYIRLDPRISQVSKADGAISVGGQNTRYNAIRIDGIGAGDPFGLESNNLPTERQPVSMDAIQEINIDVANYDTTISGGTGAVINAVTKSGTNKFGGTVYYAYRDKDMVRDKLDGVKFNGFDDEKTYGMTFGGPIVKDKLFFFANYEKMERSAPGVSLSDSPYGKGTVTDADIARAQQIAKGYGFDAGSLDAPANKTEVEEYALKIDWNISEHHRAAVRYNKMEQNVVRFPQISNSAVSLNTFWYQQPKNYKSWMGELFSDWSENFSTEFKLSHKEYTAIRTPYSSLPQIQVRGFGASGNDSLYFGTEQNSHVNAVESKELSAFGAATWYVGDHTIKFGFDYSDNDLMNYYGRNVNGTYVFNNLNDFASGTINQYIVRAPRAGGSYDDIPAKYNLKNTGLFIQDSWAVNSNLTVMGGVRIDIPDFGDQRLYNPRIMELYGYDNTNTVDSKLVQPRVGFNYTFDSDRPTQLRGGVGLFGGAAPNVWLAGTYQNTGLNYTEYTLNSPSGKFFTPNIDPPYIPTSGAGRQNVDIAAPNLKLPSVWKTNLAFDHELPWYGIVASAEFLYTKVNNAIYFERLDLYNGNGQSYTRIGQDGRQLFWNAAGYIPCVGTAASPTNCSVREGATAPGTTQRVGGKNYRPGDIGDVLLMRNTDKGSSRQFTVGLNKALENNWGWSLAYTYTAAKEVSPLTSSQNTSNWGSTLIGNANENVAYDSRYAIKDRVTGSINWKKAFFGNYNTSIGLFYEGRSGRPFSYIYYNDLNGDAASTSGAGFFNDLFYVPNGPGDVKFTGGAAMEKAFFDWLAKNPQLAKYQGQIAPANAFRTKWINSFDVRISQELPGLFEGHKTELALDIMNVGNLLNKKWGRIEDYGFNSTARVASYAGIDPATGKYIYNFTGSTDTPTVQENNNDKGNTGVSRWSMQLTLKYKF is encoded by the coding sequence ATGACCCACCCACTCCGGATGTCCAAGCTCACCCTTGGTCTCGTGGCTGCGCTCGCCGCCGCTCCCGCCTTCGCCCAGAGCACCTCCGCCGGTGTCGGCGGCCAGGTCGTGTCCGCAGCAGGCGCGCCTGTCGCCGGTGCTGAAGTCACCATCACCCACGTCGAATCGGGCACCGTTTCCCGTGCCGTCACCGACGCCTCGGGCCGCTACAACGCCCGCGGCCTGCGCGTGGGTGGCCCGTACACCATCACCATCACCAAGCCGGGTGAAGGCACCAAGACCGAGGAAGGCGTCTTCCTGAACCTGAACCAGGTCAACACGGTCAATGCCAACCTGACCGGTGATGTGGCCGCCACCAACCTGGGCGCGGTCCAGGTCGTCGCCGCCGCCGTGGGCAGCGAAGTGTTCAGCGCCTACAAGATGGGCACCGGCACCAACGTCAACCGCGAGTCGATCGAAGCGCTGCCGTCGGCCAACCGCAACATCCAGGATTACATCCGCCTCGATCCGCGCATCTCGCAGGTCAGCAAGGCCGACGGTGCGATCTCGGTGGGTGGCCAGAACACCCGTTACAACGCCATCCGCATCGACGGCATCGGCGCCGGCGATCCGTTCGGCCTGGAATCCAACAACCTGCCGACCGAGCGTCAGCCGGTGTCGATGGATGCGATCCAGGAAATCAACATCGACGTCGCCAACTACGACACCACCATCTCCGGTGGTACCGGTGCGGTGATCAACGCGGTGACCAAGTCGGGTACCAACAAGTTCGGTGGCACCGTGTACTACGCCTACCGCGACAAGGACATGGTGCGTGACAAGCTGGACGGCGTGAAGTTCAACGGCTTCGACGACGAAAAGACCTACGGCATGACCTTCGGCGGCCCGATCGTCAAGGACAAGCTGTTCTTCTTCGCCAACTACGAAAAGATGGAGCGTTCGGCGCCGGGCGTCAGCCTGTCCGATTCGCCGTACGGCAAGGGTACCGTCACCGACGCCGACATCGCCCGTGCGCAGCAGATCGCCAAGGGTTACGGCTTCGACGCCGGCTCGCTCGATGCCCCGGCCAACAAGACCGAGGTTGAAGAGTACGCGCTGAAGATCGACTGGAACATCAGCGAGCACCACCGCGCTGCGGTGCGCTACAACAAGATGGAACAGAACGTCGTCCGCTTCCCGCAGATCAGCAACAGCGCTGTGTCGCTGAACACGTTCTGGTACCAGCAGCCGAAGAACTACAAGTCCTGGATGGGTGAACTGTTCAGCGACTGGTCCGAGAACTTCTCGACCGAGTTCAAGCTGTCGCACAAGGAATACACGGCGATCCGTACCCCGTACTCGTCGCTGCCGCAGATCCAGGTCCGTGGCTTCGGCGCCAGCGGCAATGACTCGCTGTACTTCGGTACCGAGCAGAACTCGCACGTGAACGCTGTCGAGAGCAAGGAACTGAGCGCCTTCGGTGCCGCCACCTGGTACGTTGGCGACCACACCATCAAGTTCGGTTTCGACTATTCCGACAACGATCTGATGAACTACTACGGCCGCAACGTCAACGGCACGTACGTGTTCAACAACCTCAATGACTTTGCCAGCGGCACCATCAACCAGTACATCGTCCGCGCCCCGCGCGCCGGTGGCAGCTACGATGACATCCCGGCCAAGTACAACCTGAAGAACACCGGCCTGTTCATCCAGGACAGCTGGGCGGTCAACAGCAACCTGACCGTGATGGGTGGCGTGCGCATCGACATCCCGGACTTCGGTGACCAGCGCCTGTACAACCCGCGCATCATGGAACTGTACGGCTACGACAACACCAACACGGTGGATTCGAAGCTGGTGCAGCCGCGTGTCGGCTTCAACTACACCTTCGACAGCGACCGCCCGACCCAGCTGCGTGGTGGCGTGGGCCTGTTCGGCGGCGCCGCCCCGAACGTGTGGCTGGCCGGTACCTACCAGAACACCGGTCTGAACTACACCGAGTACACCCTGAACAGCCCGTCGGGCAAGTTCTTCACCCCGAACATCGACCCGCCGTACATCCCGACCTCGGGTGCGGGCCGCCAGAACGTCGACATCGCCGCGCCGAACCTGAAGCTGCCGTCGGTGTGGAAGACCAACCTGGCCTTCGATCACGAGCTGCCGTGGTATGGCATCGTCGCGTCGGCCGAGTTCCTGTACACCAAGGTCAACAACGCCATCTACTTCGAGCGTCTGGACCTGTACAACGGCAACGGCCAGTCCTACACCCGTATCGGCCAGGACGGTCGCCAGCTGTTCTGGAACGCCGCCGGTTACATCCCGTGCGTCGGCACGGCTGCAAGCCCGACCAACTGCTCGGTCCGCGAAGGCGCTACTGCGCCGGGCACCACCCAGCGCGTGGGTGGCAAGAACTACCGTCCGGGTGACATCGGCGACGTGCTGCTGATGCGCAACACCGACAAGGGCAGCAGCCGCCAGTTCACCGTCGGCCTGAACAAGGCGCTGGAAAACAACTGGGGCTGGTCGCTGGCCTACACCTACACCGCCGCCAAGGAAGTCAGCCCGCTGACCAGCTCGCAGAACACCTCGAACTGGGGCAGCACGCTGATCGGCAACGCCAACGAAAACGTCGCCTATGATTCGCGCTATGCGATCAAGGACCGCGTGACCGGTTCGATCAACTGGAAGAAGGCGTTCTTCGGCAACTACAACACCAGCATCGGCCTGTTCTACGAAGGTCGTTCGGGTCGTCCGTTCAGCTACATCTATTACAACGACCTCAACGGCGATGCCGCCTCGACCAGTGGCGCCGGCTTCTTCAACGACCTGTTCTACGTGCCGAACGGCCCGGGTGACGTCAAGTTCACCGGTGGCGCCGCGATGGAGAAGGCCTTCTTCGACTGGCTGGCCAAGAACCCGCAGCTGGCCAAGTACCAGGGCCAGATCGCCCCGGCCAATGCGTTCCGCACGAAGTGGATCAACAGCTTCGACGTGCGCATCAGCCAGGAACTGCCGGGCCTGTTCGAAGGCCACAAGACCGAGCTGGCGCTGGACATCATGAATGTCGGCAACCTGCTCAACAAGAAGTGGGGCCGCATCGAAGACTACGGCTTCAACTCGACCGCACGCGTGGCCAGCTACGCGGGTATCGACCCGGCAACCGGCAAGTACATCTACAACTTCACCGGCAGCACCGATACCCCGACCGTCCAGGAAAACAACAACGACAAGGGCAACACCGGCGTGTCGCGCTGGTCGATGCAGCTGACCCTGAAGTACAAGTTCTGA
- the ppnN gene encoding nucleotide 5'-monophosphate nucleosidase PpnN — MTTNEKAARALPVQDARIYPRGGLDVLSRAEVARLRDASGGGMHELLRRCALAVLTSGSASDDPRAARDLYPDFDIQVAQQDRGVRIDLVNAPAMAFVDGEIIRGVAELLFAVVRDLAYMAIEMGPAYAAELESSEGITNAVFGLLRNARILNPGDPNLVVCWGGHSISRDEYLYTKQVGYELGLRGLDICTGCGPGAMKGPMKGATIAHAKQRRTVTRYIGLTEPGIIAAESPNPIVNHLVITPDIEKRLESFVRIGHGIIVFAGGVGTAEEILYLLGILLREENQHLPFPLILTGPTVAAPYFEQIDRFIRLTLGEAAAERYEIIIGDPVAVARKMASGIKQVREHRLAQKDSFFFNWSIDIPLDFQQPFVPTHEAMAALDLHHGRPPHALAADLRRAFSGIVAGNVKEDGMRRIEQFGPFQIHGDADMMQALDGLLRAFVEQRRMKISGEYQPCYQVLA, encoded by the coding sequence ATGACGACGAACGAAAAGGCAGCGCGGGCGCTGCCGGTGCAGGATGCGCGGATCTACCCGCGCGGTGGCCTGGATGTGCTGTCGCGGGCCGAAGTGGCCCGCCTGCGCGATGCATCCGGTGGTGGCATGCACGAACTGCTGCGCCGCTGTGCGCTGGCCGTGCTGACCAGTGGCAGTGCCTCGGACGATCCGCGCGCCGCGCGTGATCTCTACCCCGATTTCGACATCCAGGTGGCGCAGCAGGACCGCGGCGTGCGCATCGACCTGGTCAACGCCCCGGCGATGGCCTTCGTCGACGGCGAGATCATCCGCGGCGTGGCCGAACTGCTGTTCGCCGTGGTCCGCGACCTGGCCTACATGGCCATCGAGATGGGCCCGGCGTATGCGGCCGAGCTGGAATCGTCCGAAGGCATCACCAATGCCGTGTTCGGGCTGCTGCGCAACGCGCGCATCCTCAACCCGGGGGACCCGAACCTGGTGGTGTGCTGGGGCGGGCATTCGATCTCCCGCGACGAATACCTGTACACCAAGCAGGTGGGCTATGAGCTGGGCCTGCGTGGCCTGGACATCTGCACCGGCTGCGGTCCGGGCGCGATGAAGGGCCCGATGAAGGGCGCCACCATCGCCCACGCCAAGCAGCGCCGCACCGTCACGCGCTACATCGGCCTGACCGAACCGGGCATCATCGCGGCCGAGTCGCCCAACCCGATCGTCAACCACCTGGTGATCACCCCGGACATCGAGAAGCGCCTGGAATCGTTCGTCCGCATCGGCCACGGCATCATCGTGTTCGCGGGCGGCGTGGGCACGGCCGAGGAAATCCTCTACCTGCTGGGCATCCTGCTGCGCGAGGAGAACCAGCACCTGCCGTTCCCGCTGATCCTGACCGGCCCGACCGTGGCCGCGCCGTACTTCGAGCAGATCGACCGCTTCATCCGCCTGACCCTGGGCGAGGCGGCCGCCGAGCGTTACGAGATCATCATCGGCGACCCGGTGGCGGTGGCCAGGAAGATGGCCAGCGGCATCAAGCAGGTGCGCGAACACCGCCTGGCGCAGAAGGATTCGTTCTTCTTCAACTGGTCCATCGACATCCCGCTGGATTTCCAGCAGCCGTTCGTGCCCACCCACGAGGCGATGGCCGCACTGGACCTGCACCATGGCCGCCCGCCGCACGCGCTGGCGGCGGACCTGCGGCGCGCGTTCTCCGGCATCGTGGCCGGCAACGTGAAGGAAGACGGCATGCGCCGGATCGAGCAGTTCGGGCCGTTCCAGATCCATGGTGATGCGGACATGATGCAGGCCCTGGACGGCCTGCTGCGTGCCTTCGTGGAACAGCGCCGGATGAAGATTTCCGGTGAATACCAGCCCTGCTACCAGGTACTGGCCTGA
- a CDS encoding Tfp pilus assembly protein FimT/FimU, with the protein MSLRRPYGFTLVELMVTLVVLGILAAVAFPSFRGMIRANRVTTSSNEIIALVNLARSEAIRNNRGGGICASKDGQGCNGSWSDGLLAWADTNGDGAFGSDETVLRVTQGNPLMAVDGPAGASITFDGRGRRRAASDQVLILTPSSCKAGEPRRTLTINLSGQVRVKRDECS; encoded by the coding sequence ATGTCATTGCGCCGTCCATACGGCTTCACGCTGGTCGAGTTGATGGTCACGCTGGTGGTGCTGGGCATCCTGGCGGCGGTGGCGTTTCCCAGCTTCCGCGGCATGATCCGCGCCAACCGCGTGACGACCTCCAGCAACGAGATCATCGCGCTGGTCAACCTGGCGCGCAGCGAGGCCATCCGCAACAACCGCGGGGGCGGGATCTGCGCCAGCAAGGACGGGCAGGGCTGCAACGGCAGCTGGTCCGATGGCCTGCTGGCCTGGGCCGATACCAACGGCGATGGTGCGTTCGGCAGCGATGAAACCGTGCTGCGCGTGACGCAGGGCAACCCGCTGATGGCGGTCGATGGCCCGGCCGGCGCGTCGATCACCTTCGACGGGCGCGGGCGCAGGCGGGCGGCATCGGACCAGGTGCTGATCCTCACCCCCAGCAGCTGCAAGGCCGGCGAACCCCGGCGGACGCTCACCATCAACCTTTCCGGCCAGGTCCGGGTGAAACGGGATGAATGCTCATGA
- the pilV gene encoding type IV pilus modification protein PilV has protein sequence MKRRTQARLRRGQGGFSLIEVMVAVLVLAFGLLGFALLQTMSVRFVQSANYRTQATNLANDLVELMRAQRGATLAGGDYTKASFKAGSVAVSGACAWPTGTKIGADQNLARWQCQVVKALGDKAAADIQFNKSTGVVSVSISWGDQRWDAKNPDSLTTFGLTTTL, from the coding sequence ATGAAGCGGCGTACTCAGGCCCGCCTCCGTCGGGGGCAGGGGGGCTTCAGCCTGATCGAGGTGATGGTCGCCGTGCTGGTGCTGGCCTTCGGGCTGCTCGGCTTCGCCCTGCTGCAGACGATGAGCGTGCGTTTCGTGCAGAGCGCCAACTACCGCACGCAGGCCACCAACCTGGCCAATGACCTGGTGGAACTGATGCGGGCGCAGCGTGGCGCGACGCTGGCCGGCGGGGACTACACCAAGGCCTCGTTCAAGGCCGGGTCGGTGGCGGTCAGCGGCGCCTGCGCCTGGCCCACCGGCACCAAGATCGGCGCCGACCAGAACCTTGCGCGCTGGCAGTGCCAGGTGGTGAAGGCACTGGGCGACAAGGCGGCGGCGGATATCCAGTTCAACAAGAGCACCGGCGTGGTCAGCGTGTCGATCAGCTGGGGCGACCAGCGCTGGGACGCCAAGAACCCCGACAGCCTGACCACCTTCGGCCTGACGACCACCCTGTGA
- a CDS encoding PilW family protein produces MTPSQRIRGLSLIELMVAMVIGLVLMLGVVQIFIGSRAASQLSEGAARTQENARFALDFLQHDLRMAGHFGCVNDQAHVVKNTNDIGYHLGIAAGSGDPLDFSIPVQGYEAEGTAPKSTLTLGGAWKSVLAAPGSITGLKPAPLAGSDILVLRLLSPEGAVVTGTSVAGTKTTLTVAAEGMARLKAGVGGTPGVFALADCTRADVFPATVAGNAVTVDKVDLSNYSINNAMTMLYRADGLVYYVSRNSSNEPALYRARANGAGGYGDGEELVEGIESLQLLYGLDATTNISLTTPPSGNIVEQRTANDVSTANDATAVGQWRRVGMVQVGLLARSPQPANAQSPDKAQNYLGVLGVTVAPGAQDDKRHRGTYEVSVALRNRLFGN; encoded by the coding sequence ATGACGCCTTCTCAACGCATCCGCGGCCTGTCATTGATCGAACTGATGGTCGCCATGGTCATCGGCCTGGTGCTCATGCTGGGCGTCGTGCAGATCTTCATCGGCTCGCGGGCCGCCTCGCAGCTGTCCGAAGGTGCCGCCCGCACGCAGGAAAACGCGCGCTTCGCGCTGGATTTCCTGCAGCACGACCTGCGCATGGCCGGCCATTTCGGTTGTGTCAACGACCAGGCCCATGTGGTGAAGAACACCAACGACATCGGCTACCACCTGGGTATCGCGGCCGGCAGCGGCGATCCTCTGGATTTCTCGATTCCCGTGCAGGGTTACGAAGCCGAGGGCACCGCGCCGAAATCGACGCTGACCCTGGGGGGCGCCTGGAAATCGGTGCTGGCGGCGCCGGGCAGCATCACCGGCCTGAAGCCGGCACCGCTGGCGGGCAGTGACATCCTGGTGCTGCGCCTGCTCAGCCCGGAGGGCGCCGTGGTCACCGGCACCAGCGTCGCCGGTACCAAGACCACCCTCACCGTGGCCGCCGAGGGCATGGCACGGCTCAAGGCGGGCGTGGGCGGTACCCCCGGTGTGTTCGCGCTGGCCGACTGCACCCGTGCCGATGTGTTTCCAGCGACGGTTGCCGGCAACGCGGTCACCGTGGACAAGGTGGACCTGAGCAACTATTCGATCAACAACGCGATGACCATGCTCTACCGTGCCGATGGCCTGGTGTATTACGTGTCGCGCAACAGCAGCAACGAGCCGGCGCTGTACCGTGCCCGCGCCAACGGGGCCGGGGGCTACGGCGATGGCGAGGAGCTGGTGGAGGGCATCGAGAGCCTGCAGCTGCTGTACGGCCTGGATGCGACCACCAACATCAGCCTGACCACGCCGCCCAGCGGCAACATCGTCGAGCAGCGCACGGCCAATGATGTCAGCACCGCCAACGATGCCACGGCGGTGGGCCAGTGGCGTCGTGTCGGCATGGTGCAGGTGGGGCTGCTTGCCCGCAGTCCGCAGCCGGCCAACGCCCAGTCCCCCGACAAGGCGCAGAACTACCTCGGGGTGCTGGGCGTGACCGTGGCGCCGGGAGCGCAGGACGACAAGCGTCACCGCGGTACCTATGAAGTCTCCGTTGCATTGCGCAACCGCCTGTTCGGGAACTGA
- a CDS encoding PilX N-terminal domain-containing pilus assembly protein, whose translation MKLRPASFRTGPRAQRGAVLYLALMLLILLALLGVVGMQVAGMQERMSSNYRAGSMAFQNAEGAARSAENAVEKIANRQAPGDSPVVVASEIDQRCDDGFDPSAWVQQTTLGAKPAIKVRQIQGCIQGEGALDMGKPLEAATPVYQITSYAADSNGEATSRSAIDTIFKL comes from the coding sequence ATGAAGCTCCGTCCCGCCTCCTTCCGCACCGGCCCGCGCGCGCAGCGCGGCGCGGTCCTGTACCTGGCCCTGATGCTGCTCATCCTGCTGGCCCTGCTGGGCGTGGTCGGCATGCAGGTGGCGGGCATGCAGGAACGCATGTCCTCCAACTACCGGGCCGGCAGCATGGCGTTCCAGAATGCGGAAGGCGCCGCGCGCAGCGCCGAGAACGCCGTGGAGAAGATCGCCAACCGGCAGGCGCCGGGGGACAGCCCTGTCGTGGTGGCCTCTGAGATCGACCAGCGCTGCGATGACGGTTTCGACCCTTCGGCCTGGGTGCAGCAGACCACGCTCGGGGCCAAGCCGGCGATCAAGGTGCGGCAGATCCAGGGGTGCATCCAGGGCGAGGGGGCCCTGGATATGGGCAAGCCGCTGGAGGCTGCCACGCCGGTGTACCAGATCACCAGCTATGCGGCCGACAGCAATGGCGAGGCAACCTCGCGCTCGGCCATCGACACCATCTTCAAGCTGTGA